The proteins below come from a single Serratia fonticola genomic window:
- a CDS encoding OmpA family protein — translation MYQMGNVINQQMAAISPQVLTVLEQKLVTAKEKIALCLNGMGALILQKTRDYLHRNDNSLRFRQLVGRTPPFELGFLDEALGKFSPALLTMVLGHKVKRLTQLFVSFYVLEKQVAERLFSVASAVVFGLLGQYLRQRSLQSPSLKGWLEWQLPQIAAAQPTAVLNQLPALIPADPAVSRTGSLAPPKRRIWPWLMLALLLVSLLFSLRGFSVLQPMQASGQSDVTYRRLADGKQLLLSQRSVENLLITYIESNAPTSEKRWFTLDRMQFDTNRTELTPASQEQLRNIVDILRAYPDVEIQLGGYTDKSTNEQMDRRLSQDRADAVRMALVKMGIGESRISAEGYGSAYPLVPNDSEANRAKNRRIDLRVVEK, via the coding sequence ATGTACCAGATGGGAAATGTCATTAACCAGCAGATGGCGGCGATCTCGCCCCAGGTGCTGACGGTGTTGGAACAAAAGCTGGTAACGGCTAAAGAAAAGATCGCGTTGTGCCTTAACGGTATGGGGGCCTTGATCCTGCAAAAGACCCGCGACTACCTGCATCGCAATGACAACTCCCTCCGTTTCCGCCAGTTGGTCGGGCGCACTCCCCCCTTTGAATTGGGCTTTCTGGATGAAGCTCTGGGCAAATTCAGCCCAGCGTTGCTGACGATGGTGCTTGGCCACAAAGTGAAGCGCCTCACCCAGCTGTTTGTGAGCTTTTATGTGCTGGAAAAACAGGTCGCCGAGCGGCTGTTTTCCGTGGCCTCCGCGGTGGTATTTGGCCTGTTGGGCCAATATCTGCGCCAGCGTTCCCTACAATCACCGTCGTTAAAAGGCTGGCTCGAGTGGCAGTTGCCGCAGATTGCCGCAGCCCAGCCAACGGCGGTACTCAACCAGCTACCTGCTCTTATCCCAGCCGATCCGGCCGTTTCCCGCACCGGATCGCTAGCGCCCCCCAAACGCCGTATCTGGCCGTGGTTAATGCTGGCGCTGCTATTGGTATCGCTGCTGTTCTCACTGCGCGGTTTTAGCGTGTTACAACCCATGCAGGCTAGCGGTCAGAGCGATGTGACCTACCGCAGGTTGGCCGATGGCAAGCAGCTCCTGCTGTCACAGCGTAGCGTCGAGAACCTGCTGATCACCTATATTGAGAGCAATGCCCCCACTAGCGAAAAGCGTTGGTTTACGCTGGATCGCATGCAGTTCGACACCAACCGCACCGAGTTAACCCCAGCATCACAAGAACAGCTGAGGAATATCGTCGATATTCTGCGTGCTTACCCGGATGTGGAGATCCAGTTGGGGGGATATACCGATAAGTCCACCAACGAGCAGATGGACCGGCGTTTATCGCAGGATCGCGCCGATGCGGTACGCATGGCGTTGGTAAAAATGGGGATTGGGGAAAGCCGTATCAGCGCCGAAGGTTACGGCTCGGCTTACCCCTTGGTGCCTAACGATAGCGAAGCCAATCGCGCGAAAAACCGCAGAATCGATCTGCGGGTGGTTGAGAAGTAA
- a CDS encoding penicillin-binding transpeptidase domain-containing protein produces the protein MAPPTKKNGKNYSTARFGWICAGILVCFFLLMFRVGYLQLLEHQQLADQADQRSIRTQVVPTNRAMITDRNDAALAVSVSSKDIVLDPKHILDTQTDTSTERWQSLANVLKMPLADVQHLIQANARKRFVYLARKVEDDNAAYISKLHLTGVSTEQDFSRFYPMGQDAAGLIGIVGQDNQGLEGIELGFNPLLQGKNGLRVYQKDGSGAVIGVIKSVDPVPPPNVTLSIDKFIQYVLFSQIRDGVIANQADSGCAVLVKVNTGEILGMASYPSFNPNNYANTPVKDIHNVCSSDSFEPGSTVKPVVVMVGLDHKLIRPDTVLDTTPYTVNGHLIKDVGHWSKLTITGVLQKSSDIAVSHIALALPATVLPAVYRSFGLGRPTDLGIGNESSGYLPAHRARWADIERATFSFGYGLRVTPLQMVREYATIGSFGVYRPLSITKVTPPVMGQQVMSAEVVKTVVHMMESDALPGGSGLSAAVPGYRLAIKTGTAEKMGPNGKYDGGYINYTAGVAPASDPQVALVVMVNNPKAGKHFGGSVAGPVFGKIMAQVLEHMNILPDAQPLKVVAVAKG, from the coding sequence GTGGCTCCTCCAACCAAGAAAAACGGTAAAAACTACTCGACGGCGCGTTTTGGCTGGATTTGCGCAGGCATCTTGGTCTGCTTTTTTCTCTTGATGTTCCGGGTCGGTTATTTACAGTTGCTGGAACACCAACAGTTGGCCGACCAGGCTGACCAGCGTTCCATTCGTACCCAGGTGGTGCCCACCAACCGAGCGATGATCACCGACCGTAACGATGCGGCGCTGGCGGTCAGCGTCTCTTCCAAAGATATCGTGTTGGATCCCAAACATATCCTCGATACCCAAACCGATACCAGCACCGAGCGCTGGCAGAGTTTGGCCAACGTGTTGAAAATGCCGCTTGCTGATGTTCAGCACCTGATCCAGGCCAACGCCCGTAAGCGCTTTGTCTATCTGGCCCGCAAGGTGGAGGATGACAATGCGGCCTATATCAGCAAGCTGCACCTGACCGGCGTTAGCACCGAGCAGGACTTCAGCCGTTTCTATCCCATGGGGCAAGACGCCGCCGGGCTGATTGGCATTGTGGGGCAGGATAATCAGGGGCTGGAAGGGATTGAGCTGGGTTTCAACCCGTTGTTGCAGGGTAAAAACGGCCTGCGTGTCTATCAGAAAGACGGCAGCGGTGCGGTTATCGGCGTGATCAAAAGCGTTGATCCAGTGCCGCCACCGAACGTGACGTTAAGCATCGACAAATTTATTCAGTACGTGCTGTTTTCCCAGATCCGCGATGGGGTGATCGCCAACCAGGCCGACTCCGGCTGTGCGGTGCTGGTGAAGGTGAATACCGGTGAGATCCTCGGCATGGCCAGCTATCCCTCTTTCAACCCCAACAACTACGCCAATACGCCGGTGAAAGACATACATAATGTCTGCAGCAGCGACAGTTTTGAACCTGGCTCGACGGTTAAACCGGTGGTGGTGATGGTGGGGTTGGATCACAAGCTGATCCGGCCAGATACCGTGCTGGATACTACGCCTTATACGGTGAACGGCCATCTGATCAAAGACGTGGGCCATTGGTCGAAACTGACCATTACCGGCGTGCTGCAAAAATCCAGCGATATTGCGGTTTCGCATATTGCGTTGGCACTGCCTGCCACGGTGTTGCCTGCCGTTTATCGCAGTTTTGGCCTTGGTCGGCCAACCGATCTGGGGATTGGCAACGAAAGTAGTGGCTATCTGCCCGCTCACCGCGCGCGCTGGGCCGATATTGAACGAGCCACCTTCTCCTTTGGCTACGGTTTACGCGTCACGCCGCTGCAGATGGTGCGTGAATATGCCACCATCGGTTCATTCGGTGTTTATCGTCCGCTTTCCATCACTAAAGTCACTCCGCCGGTCATGGGTCAGCAAGTCATGTCCGCTGAGGTGGTAAAAACCGTGGTGCACATGATGGAGAGCGATGCGTTGCCTGGGGGGAGCGGCCTCAGTGCCGCAGTGCCTGGCTATCGCTTGGCAATCAAGACGGGAACTGCTGAAAAGATGGGACCAAACGGCAAGTACGATGGTGGTTATATCAACTACACCGCAGGCGTGGCACCGGCCAGCGATCCGCAGGTGGCCCTGGTGGTGATGGTCAATAACCCCAAGGCAGGCAAACACTTTGGTGGCTCGGTGGCGGGGCCGGTATTTGGCAAGATTATGGCCCAGGTGCTGGAGCATATGAATATCTTGCCGGATGCCCAGCCGTTGAAAGTGGTAGCGGTAGCCAAGGGCTGA